The DNA sequence ATTCAATCTCCATCAACTTGCGATAAACAGCACCGACAATGTGATCTCTTTCATCTTGAGAAAGGGTGCTAGAATCAAATAAATCCGCTTCTTGCCCTTCAGGGGAAGCAATTTCGGGGATGTCTTTGTCTAGGTTGCAGATACGGGCTTTATCGACAATGGTATTGACAATTTGCACACCGCGCCCACCATCTTTAAGGCTTTGATATGAACCGATTAACTCGCTTAATTCCTCTAAACCTTTATATAATCCAGCATTTTCCGCAGGAGGGGTTAAATAAGAAATGGTAGCGGCATAACTACGGCGTTTTGCAATGGTTGCTTCACTGGGGTTATTAGCAGCATAGTAGTAAACGTTAGGAATATTACCGATTAAACTGTCAGGATAGCACTCCCCAGACATACCCATTTGTTTACCCGGCATAAATTCTAGTGAACCATGAGTTCCAAAATGCAATACAGCGTCAACGCCCCAAACCTTTTCAAGGTAGGTGTAATAAGCGGCAAAGCCATGATGAGGAGAAGCAGAGCGAGAGAAAAGTAATCTCATGGGATCGCCCTCGTAACCGAAGGTGGGTTGTACACCGATAAAGACGTTACCGAAGTGTTTACCGTAGATTAATAGATTTTGTCCATCGCTGTTGAGATGCCCCGGAGGTGCGCCCCAGTTTTCCTCTAATTTCTTAGAATAAGGGGTTAAACGCTCGTATTCTTCCACACTCATACGATAGGCGATATTTAATTCTGGGCTAGAATATTGAGCCTGTGCGTCATGGATTACCAGTTGCATCAATTCTTCGGGGGTGTCTGGCACGTCTTGCACGTCATAACCGTTATTTTTCATGCCTTTTAACACTTCATGAATTGAGCCGAAAACGTTTAAATAAGCGGCTGTACCCACGTTTCCTTTGTCGGGAGGGAAGCTAAAGACGGTAATTGCCAGTTTTTTCTCTAATTTGGGTTTTTTGCGTAAATTTGCCCATTTTAATGCACGAGTTGCGATCGCCTCTACCCTGTCTTGGAGAGTGATAGATTTACCCGTGTTACCATCTTTCCCTGATAAAATAATAGGCTCGATCGCACCATCTAATTCAGGAATAGCGATTTGTAATGCAACTTGGATAGGGTGTAAACCGAGATCACTTTCTTCCCATTCTTCCGTAGTTTGGAATACTAAAGGTAAAGCTACCATGTAGGGACGATTGAGACGGGTTAAGGATTCTACCGCTTTAGGATGATCTTGTCGAGCAGGACCCCCTACCAATGCAAAACCAGTCAAAGAAACTACAGCATCAACGATGGGTAAAGGCTCAACTCCCTCTACAGGCTTATCCCAGAAATACTCATCCACAGGTTTCGAGAAATCCAAACCACCAGCAAACACAGGGATAACTCTTGCACCACGATATTCCAATTCCTGCAACATCGCCACATAGTGGGCATCATCTCCCGTTACCAAATGGGTTCTTTGTAAGACTAAACCCACACAAGGAGCAAGGGGATCTTTCAAATCCTCACCGATGTCATCACGGGTATTGTACCACGCCAAATAATCCTTAATGTTTTCAAACATTGTCGGGGCGAGGGGATGCCAAATACCCATATCAGGATAGACAACAGGCTCGGCATAGTCTTTACTAGCTAGTAAGGATTTTTCTCCCGTAAACACATATTTATCTGCTAACATCAAGAAGAAGTTTTCTAGGTTATCGGATGAACCACCTAACCAATACTGAAAACTCAACATGAAGTTACGAGCATCCTGTGCCTTTTCAACAGGGAGATATTTTAATACAGTAGGTAAAGTGCGTAATAATTTGAGCATCGCATCCTCAAAACCAGCACCAGACTTCTGTTTACGCTTTTTCATAAACTCGCCAATGACGCTCTTACTTTGCCCTAACTGTGCCATACTGAAGCTACCCATTTTGTTAAGGCGCATCACTTCAGGCATAGACGGGAAAACCACAGCAACATCTAAGTTATCTCGATAGGGTGTTACTGCATCTACAACTTTCTGAGCTAATTCTTCGATAAAGATAAGAGAGGCAATGAAAATATTTGCTTCTGATATATCCTTTTTAAATTCCTCGTAATTTTCTGGGCTTCTCAACTCCTCAATTAAATAACCACTTACCTCAATGGCAAGGTTAGGATTGTGGGCGTTGATGGATTTAACTGCTCCAGAAATGGCACTCTGATATTGTGACTCTAGTACCACATAAACTACCTTCATTAAAGCACGTCCTTGTAAATCTTCTGGTGCTATATGTCGGATAGCTGATTTTACGTTAGTAAACATTAAGCAGAAAACTCCGTGTTATATGATTTTTATACTAGGTATGTGAAAAAATAATGACTTGCCCAATAAATAATAGGCTCTTTATTGTTTTTACCATGAAAATAAGCTCTTTTACCTAGATGAAGTCTTTTTTTACGGTTATCCGTAGTTTTTTGTTACATCTCTTTACACTTTCTACTCGATGATTGCTGAAAAAATATTTTGGTGAAGGTGAAAAATGGCAAGGGGTAAACCCCTCTGTGTCTCCCCTTAAAAGAAACCCCCCTTTTATAACCCCTATCGAGGAGGGAGAGCAAAAGTGTTTAATTAACTTCTCCCCAACACCTAAATACCCTAATTCATTCTCTAACACACTGACATCTGAAACCTGCCCTTATCCTATATTTTTATGCCTAACTGAGTTTAAATATTCCCTATAATTACTGAAAATGAAAAAGTAAAAAATGATATGACAAATTATATAAATCCTGCTCCCACCGTAGATATAATTATTGAATTAAAAGACCATGATTATCGTCCTATCGTTCTAATTGAAAGAAAAAATGAACCTTTAGGGTGGGCAATACCGGGAGGATTTATGGATTATGGAGAGTCAGTGGAAGAAACAGCTATTAGGGAGGCAAAAGAAGAAACTTGTCTTGATATTGAGCTTCTTGATTTGTTATATGTGTATTCTGACCCTTCAAGAGATGCTCGTAAACATACTTTGAGTGTTGTTTTTATTGCTGAAGCAGTGGGGCAACCAATACCTGCCGATGATGCTAAAAATTTAGCTATATTTCCTATTGAGAAAATACCTTCTAATCTCTGTTTTGACCATGATTTGATTCTACAAGACTATCTTAATTATCGTCTCAACTTCAATTCTAAAGGAATCTGTTTTCCTACTCGCCCTTTACCAAAAATTAAAAAAAGTAACGCCTAACTATAAAATCTGCTGGAGTTAAAAAATAGTAGTTAAAATTCTTTTAATTAATGGATCAAAAATCCATGACTATATCATTACTTTTTATTGTTCATGACAGAAAGCAATCAACCAAATTTAGACTCTTTTACTAGGACACAAATATTAGGATTTATGGGCATTACCGCCCTAATTCTCCTCATTATCTCTCAGGTATGGCAACGATTAGGCAAAATAAATCTCATCCCAGTCAAATTTAATCTTCATGACTTTTCCATGGGAGTTTTAATTGCGATCGCAATTATTATTGCTAGTAGTATTTTAACTAGAGTATGGGAAGATTATCGCCACAGTGCCGAAAAATACCTAAATTTAATTATTTCTCCCCTAATTTTTGCCGATTTAATTTGGGTGGGTTTACTCCCCGGATTAAGTGAAGAATTATTATTCAGAGGAGTTATGCTTCCTGCTTTTGGTTATGATTGGTTAGCTTTAATCCTTTCTAGCGTCTTTTTTGGAATTTTACACTGGAGTGAAGTTAGCAGTTGGCATTATGTTGTTTGGGCAATTATTATCGGCTTTGTGTTAGGTTACAGTGCTTATATTACTGGTAATTTATTAGTACCCATTGTCGCTCATAGTTTAACTAATTTTGTTTCTAGTTTACTTTGGAAATTAAAGCATCCTTAATGGATGTTGCTCCAAAATATTTTAAGGTGTCACCTCCACCAGTAATTTTATCTCTAACTGAGGTGATAATTGATTTTTTACAAATGATTTAGGAGTGCTATATTAAACTAAAATCCTGAATATCATAACTTAATAAAACTTAATTAAATAATATAACAAAAGGAGCATTTTTTAATGTTTAAAGACTGGAATTTTGATGATTGGTTAAATCATATCTTATTTTTTTTCACTGTATTGTTATTACTTTACTCGTTCTTCTTTGTTTAGAATTTATAATATAAACATAGGCTTTTATAGAAAAAAAATAGCTATTCAAAATTTATAAAATTTAAAATTCAAGAGGGAATATGAATTTAAAAATGATGCTTTTTTCTGGAATTATGACTGCTTTAATTGGATTAATGTTAGGTTTAGCTGTGTCCGAAATTTCTCAAAGAGTACAGCGTCGCAATATTGTCATTGTTGGTGGAGGAGTATTAGGTTTTGTTTTAGGCTTTACCTATCAAGGAATTAAGCAAGAAAAAGATGAAAGACAAAAAGAATATGAAGATACAAAGTAGATGGCTTTCTGACTTTGAATATGATAAATTTCTTCTAAAAATAAAGTGTAAGGTTTCAGGTGGCAGGTTTTAGGTTGAAGTAAAGTTGTTAATTTATGGCAATTACATTTTTGTTATGAATAAAGCCTTGTAGGTTAACGTTTGTAGTCATTATTTTATATTGTTTTATTCTACTCACTGTAAAAGAGCTAAATATATAGATTTTTTGCACAAGCTAACCCTTGAGTTAGATGAAAAAAGTATTGAACAATAAGGAGTTGAGACTTCTAATAGACAAGACTTTCCTCGAAAAAATTATTAAATTTGAGATATATTTTAAATTAATTTAACCTCAGTTTATGTTAGTTATAAATACCTTTGACTGTTCTTTTGTTTCCTACCCTCCTAACATAACTTTTTTATCAAACCCTAAATAGAAATGATGAGTAGAGATAGAGAAATAATTATTATTGGGAGTGGTTTGGGGGGTTTATGTTGCGGTGCAATTTTGGCTAAGTATGGCTATGATGTTTTAGTCTGTGAAAGTCATAATTTAGCTGGAGGATGCGCTCACGGTTTCCGCTATAAGGGTTTTAAATTTGATTCAGGTCCTTCTCTTTATTCGGGTTTATCTTATTCTCCATCAAGTAATCCCTTACGGCAAGTTTTAGACATCGTTGAGGAAGATATTGAGTGGAAAAACTACGACAATTGGGGATGTTGGTTGCCAGAGGGCTATTTTGATATTGCAGTGGGTGCGGATAATTTTCATAATCTATTGTTGCAGTTACGGGGAGAAGAAGCAGGAAAACAATGGCGTAAGTTGCAAGAAGTGATGAAACCTTTGGGAGAGGCTTCTATGGCTATTCCTGTTCAAGCCTTTCGTTATGACTTGGGGGCGGTTTTGACTCTTTTTCCACACTTTTCCTCTATGATTCCTAATATATTTTCTGCGAAAAAACTAACAGGTAATTTTGGAGCGATTATGGATGAGGTAGTAGAAGATGAATTTATCCGTAATTGGTTGGATTTACTCTGTTTTATGTTATCTGGCTTACCTGCCCATGGCACTTCGGCGGCGGAAATGGCGTTTATGTTTGCGGAATGGTATCGCCCTGATGTCACTCTTGATTATCCAGTGGGAGGAAGTGAAGCCATTGTCGATGCTTTGGTTAGAGGTTTGAAAAAAAATGGTGGTGAGTTAGTTTTATCTAGCCATGTGGCAGAAATTATTATTGAAAATAATCAAGCGAAAGGGGTGAGATTAAGTAATCATGAAGAAATTAAAGCAACTAAGGCTGTTATTTCTAATGCCTCCATTTGGGATACTTTGGCTCTGATTCCTGAAGGAATGTTGGATTCTGAATATAGAAGCAAAAGCGAAAAAACTCCCATGAATCCTAGTTTCATGCACCTTCATTTAGGGATTGATGGAAAAGATATTCCTGATGACTTACCTTGTCATCACATGATTGTTAATGATTGGCAAAAGGGAGTTACTGCTCCTCAAAATGTAATTGCGGTTTCTATTCCTTCTCTTTTAGATTCTTCTTTAGCACCTCCGGGAAAACACTCTATCCATGTTTATACCCCTGCTACAGAACCCTATGAATTATGGGCAAATTTAAACCCCAATAGTCAAGAATATCAAGAAATGAAAGAGATGCGATCGCAGCCTATGTGGGAAGCCCTAGCCCGATTTATTCCAGATATAAAAGAGCGATGTGAAGTAAAATTAGTGGGTACACCTTTAACCCATGAACGCTTTTTAAGACGTTATCGAGGCACTTATGGCGCCGCATGGAAAGCAGGAGAATCTTTATTTGCCCCTGCCACTACTCCCATAAAAAATCTATATTGCTGTGGTGACTCTACTTTTCCCGGTATTGGTGTCCCCGCCGTTGCCGCCAGTGGTATTATGACGGCTAATACTGTGGCAAATGTTTTCCAACAATGGAAATTTTGGCGTGGGTGAATTAAAAAGCTGTGATTTTTAGTGTAGATCAGGAATGGACAATAGTCACTCTTGCAGTGGTAATAATATTTTGAGTGCTAGATATTTGGAGTTTTTTAAAACATACCATATAACAATTGAGCAATCCCGAAATTTTGTCTTTAACGGAAAATAAGGTCATAATTGTCCATCAAAAATTGTTCGTATTTATCCCTCAACTCGGGTAAAAATTGAGATGTAATTAAAAAGGTTTTAAACTCCTGTCCTTGACTTAAATATTGAGCATAACTAGACTGTAAAAAGACTCGATAATCTTCTTCGTTTCTTAAATGTACTTGGAAGAAAGCTAACATCATGGAGTTAGTATATTCATCTAATAAGTAAGGAGAAGGTAGAGTTAAATTTCCCACCGTTTCGATTAAGTCTGTAATACCTGCATCGAGTTGGGAAAAATCTACATGGGCTTGTCCTTCTTGTAGTTGTAAATAAACATTTTGATCTGTTAAAAAAGGAAATGTCCTTGCCTGTTCAAAAACAAAGGGAGTTGCGGGATCATAGCTACCTGCGGCTACAAACATGGGAATATCAATATTATTCAATCCATCAATGCCAAAAATAGAAGCATTAACAGGGTTAATCGTGAATACTGCTTTTACCCTTTCATCTCGGAAATTATAATCTTTTCTAGGCAGTTGTAAAGCACGACATTGCAGTAAAAGAGCAGTGTTAAGATTGCCAATCTCTAAATTACAACTACGCTCTAATTGTTGAAAATTAATTTTTGCTCCTGCCACAGCCAAAGCAGTATAACCTCCAAAAGAATGCCCCCCTACTCCTACGCTTTCGAGATTTAGTTTTCCACCAAATTGCTGATTATTTAAACGAGTTAATTCATTTAATACAAACGTAATATCTAAGGGGCGATCGATAAATTCATTGAGACGAAATATCTGACGAGATAAACCAGCCAAGAAATCTTCTGTTTGCTGTATATCACTGCCCGGATGTTGAGGTAAAACCACCACATAACCATAAGAAGCCAAATGAGTTGCCCATCGGCTAAAATCTTCAGGGCGAGAACTTAACCCGTGAGAAAAAATAACTACAGGGATATTTTCACCTTTTAATTCTGCTGGTTGGAAAATTTCTACATATAGTTCTCTATTTCTGGTAGCATCAAAAAGGTTTAAACGGGAATTAGTCACAGAAAATGCCCCTAGTTGGCGAATATCTGTCAATTTACTAAAGTCAACAGGTTCAGATAATTCAGCTTCTTTCTCTCCTAATCTTGCTACCTCATTGACAAACAAATCACTACCATTAACTACTAAGTTAATTTGCTCACTGTAGTTTAAAATTCGGGGAATATTAATTTGAATATCAACAGCTAAATTACGCAAGACATTTAAGAGGGTTAAACCATCTTCTTCCATTGCGGATTTGATTAAAGCCCCTCGTAACAAAAATTTTCCGTTACTTCCTCCTCGGATATTAATAACTGAGCCAAAATAATTAAGCAATCTTTCGGCTTCATCTGTGTTCAGAATACGAGATAATAAAACAGGGTCAACTTTGACAGGAGTAGTTAACGCTCTTCTAAACTCGGCTTTTTGTTGTGCATCTACCCTTGCTAAATTTAGATAAAAACCCAAATTTTGATTAACAGTTCCATCTTTTGCAAACTTTTCTAAAGATTCTACTCTCAAAGAAGCAATTAATGGACTATAAACAAAAAAGATATTGTCAGCAGAATAGCTAGTTTTAACGTTAAAGATACCTAAAGACAAAAAACTCAGACTAATGGCAGTTAATTTTTTCCCAAACGAAATCGGAGAGAAAATCATAAATTTTAAGAATATACAAAGATAAAACTATTTCAAGATAATCTTAAAACTTATTTTTGTTTTATTTGCAAATCTTATAAAAATTAACACAGAGTAGTAAAGAATAAAAAAATTGCTTCTTTTACTTTGAGTCTGTAAATGAATAGTTAAGGTAGGTAATGGGCAACAGGAGATTATTAAATAGTAACTGACTACTAACTCCAAACTCAGGTGAGTTAGGTAAGATGTGAGGGAGAAATTAGTTGCTAAAAATGTGCAATTTGAAGGGTAAAGTGATATATTTAAAATTGTTGAAAATAATTCTTATTAAATATCAGTTATCATTGGCGAGGCACATAATGGTAGATTCAGTAATTCTTCAAGTTAAAGCAGTAAGTAAAAAATTCTCTGCAAAACAACTTCCTGCGGTAAATCAGGTTAGCTTTGACTTAAAACAAGGGGAATTATTAGGTTTATTGGGTCCTTCCGGATGTGGTAAAACAACTCTATTAAGGATGATTGCTGGTTTTGAAAGGCCTTCCGAAGGAAGCATTTTTTTAGCAAATAATATGGTAACGGGAGATTCTATCTGGGTTGAACCCGAAAAGAGAAAAACTGGTATGGTGTTTCAAGATTATGCTCTTTTTCCCCATTTAAGTGTTGCCGATAACATTGCTTTTGGGCTAAAAACGAAAAAACCTCGCCCTAACAATCAGGAAATAAAACAAAGAGTTGCTGAAGTTTTGCAATTAGTGGGTTTAAGTGGTTTAGAAAAGCGTTATCCTCATGAGTTATCTGGTGGGCAACAACAGCGTATTGCTCTGGCTAGAGCCTTAGCACCCCAACCTGAATTAATTTTGTTAGATGAGCCTTTAAGTAATTTAGACGTACAAGTGCGAGAAAGGTTACGCCATGAAGTAAGAAGTATTTTAAAAAGCACTAACACCGCCGCAATTTTTGTTAC is a window from the Cyanobacterium sp. Dongsha4 genome containing:
- a CDS encoding NUDIX hydrolase; the protein is MTNYINPAPTVDIIIELKDHDYRPIVLIERKNEPLGWAIPGGFMDYGESVEETAIREAKEETCLDIELLDLLYVYSDPSRDARKHTLSVVFIAEAVGQPIPADDAKNLAIFPIEKIPSNLCFDHDLILQDYLNYRLNFNSKGICFPTRPLPKIKKSNA
- a CDS encoding magnesium chelatase subunit H — protein: MFTNVKSAIRHIAPEDLQGRALMKVVYVVLESQYQSAISGAVKSINAHNPNLAIEVSGYLIEELRSPENYEEFKKDISEANIFIASLIFIEELAQKVVDAVTPYRDNLDVAVVFPSMPEVMRLNKMGSFSMAQLGQSKSVIGEFMKKRKQKSGAGFEDAMLKLLRTLPTVLKYLPVEKAQDARNFMLSFQYWLGGSSDNLENFFLMLADKYVFTGEKSLLASKDYAEPVVYPDMGIWHPLAPTMFENIKDYLAWYNTRDDIGEDLKDPLAPCVGLVLQRTHLVTGDDAHYVAMLQELEYRGARVIPVFAGGLDFSKPVDEYFWDKPVEGVEPLPIVDAVVSLTGFALVGGPARQDHPKAVESLTRLNRPYMVALPLVFQTTEEWEESDLGLHPIQVALQIAIPELDGAIEPIILSGKDGNTGKSITLQDRVEAIATRALKWANLRKKPKLEKKLAITVFSFPPDKGNVGTAAYLNVFGSIHEVLKGMKNNGYDVQDVPDTPEELMQLVIHDAQAQYSSPELNIAYRMSVEEYERLTPYSKKLEENWGAPPGHLNSDGQNLLIYGKHFGNVFIGVQPTFGYEGDPMRLLFSRSASPHHGFAAYYTYLEKVWGVDAVLHFGTHGSLEFMPGKQMGMSGECYPDSLIGNIPNVYYYAANNPSEATIAKRRSYAATISYLTPPAENAGLYKGLEELSELIGSYQSLKDGGRGVQIVNTIVDKARICNLDKDIPEIASPEGQEADLFDSSTLSQDERDHIVGAVYRKLMEIESRLLPCGLHIIGKPPTAEEAIATLVNIASLDREDEGIWALPTIIANSIGRNMEEIYRNADKGVLADVELLQQITEATRAAVRALVEEQTNAEGRVSFVSKLNFFNMGKKEPWVAKLHELGYTKVDEKAIKPLFEYLEFCLEQVCADNELGGLLKALEGEYVLPGPGGDPIRNPNVLPTGKNIHALDPQKIPTLAAVQSAKIVVDRLLERQKIDNGGKYPETIACVLWGTDNIKTYGESLAQIMWMIGVKPVPDALGRVNKLELIPLEELGRPRIDVVVNCSGVFRDLFINQMALLDQAVKKAAEADEPLEMNYVRKHALEQAEEMGVNIREAATRVFSNASGSYSSNVNLAVENSSWEEEQELRDMYLNRKSFAFNSDNPGVMDENRAIFEKSLKTADATFQNLDSSEISLTDVSHYFDSDPTKVVASLRDDGKKPSAYIADTTTANAQVRTLSETVRLDARTKLLNPKWYEGMLSNGYEGVRELSKRLVNTMGWSATADAVDNWVYEDTNTTFIQDEEMCKRLMDLNPNSFRRMVSTLLEVNGRGYWETSDENIERLQQLYQEAEDRIEGIE
- a CDS encoding CPBP family intramembrane glutamic endopeptidase, producing the protein MTESNQPNLDSFTRTQILGFMGITALILLIISQVWQRLGKINLIPVKFNLHDFSMGVLIAIAIIIASSILTRVWEDYRHSAEKYLNLIISPLIFADLIWVGLLPGLSEELLFRGVMLPAFGYDWLALILSSVFFGILHWSEVSSWHYVVWAIIIGFVLGYSAYITGNLLVPIVAHSLTNFVSSLLWKLKHP
- a CDS encoding ABC transporter ATP-binding protein — its product is MVDSVILQVKAVSKKFSAKQLPAVNQVSFDLKQGELLGLLGPSGCGKTTLLRMIAGFERPSEGSIFLANNMVTGDSIWVEPEKRKTGMVFQDYALFPHLSVADNIAFGLKTKKPRPNNQEIKQRVAEVLQLVGLSGLEKRYPHELSGGQQQRIALARALAPQPELILLDEPLSNLDVQVRERLRHEVRSILKSTNTAAIFVTHDQSEAMAIADKIGVMQDGKLLQLGTPEDIYTCPQCRFVAEFVTQANFVQATKQGDVWCTELGEWSLNLPVNYQEGELMFRQEDVILHPDEEGVTVIQEREFLGREYRYCLETQSGKRLHARTDVKTQLPVGTKVKLDVIPETAQIFPLIKH
- a CDS encoding alpha/beta hydrolase — encoded protein: MIFSPISFGKKLTAISLSFLSLGIFNVKTSYSADNIFFVYSPLIASLRVESLEKFAKDGTVNQNLGFYLNLARVDAQQKAEFRRALTTPVKVDPVLLSRILNTDEAERLLNYFGSVINIRGGSNGKFLLRGALIKSAMEEDGLTLLNVLRNLAVDIQINIPRILNYSEQINLVVNGSDLFVNEVARLGEKEAELSEPVDFSKLTDIRQLGAFSVTNSRLNLFDATRNRELYVEIFQPAELKGENIPVVIFSHGLSSRPEDFSRWATHLASYGYVVVLPQHPGSDIQQTEDFLAGLSRQIFRLNEFIDRPLDITFVLNELTRLNNQQFGGKLNLESVGVGGHSFGGYTALAVAGAKINFQQLERSCNLEIGNLNTALLLQCRALQLPRKDYNFRDERVKAVFTINPVNASIFGIDGLNNIDIPMFVAAGSYDPATPFVFEQARTFPFLTDQNVYLQLQEGQAHVDFSQLDAGITDLIETVGNLTLPSPYLLDEYTNSMMLAFFQVHLRNEEDYRVFLQSSYAQYLSQGQEFKTFLITSQFLPELRDKYEQFLMDNYDLIFR
- a CDS encoding phytoene desaturase family protein gives rise to the protein MSRDREIIIIGSGLGGLCCGAILAKYGYDVLVCESHNLAGGCAHGFRYKGFKFDSGPSLYSGLSYSPSSNPLRQVLDIVEEDIEWKNYDNWGCWLPEGYFDIAVGADNFHNLLLQLRGEEAGKQWRKLQEVMKPLGEASMAIPVQAFRYDLGAVLTLFPHFSSMIPNIFSAKKLTGNFGAIMDEVVEDEFIRNWLDLLCFMLSGLPAHGTSAAEMAFMFAEWYRPDVTLDYPVGGSEAIVDALVRGLKKNGGELVLSSHVAEIIIENNQAKGVRLSNHEEIKATKAVISNASIWDTLALIPEGMLDSEYRSKSEKTPMNPSFMHLHLGIDGKDIPDDLPCHHMIVNDWQKGVTAPQNVIAVSIPSLLDSSLAPPGKHSIHVYTPATEPYELWANLNPNSQEYQEMKEMRSQPMWEALARFIPDIKERCEVKLVGTPLTHERFLRRYRGTYGAAWKAGESLFAPATTPIKNLYCCGDSTFPGIGVPAVAASGIMTANTVANVFQQWKFWRG